Within Triticum dicoccoides isolate Atlit2015 ecotype Zavitan chromosome 1B, WEW_v2.0, whole genome shotgun sequence, the genomic segment AGATTTTTCCTCCTCTGCCCATTGATCCTCAGGTGAAAGTAACAAGTGTTACATCTCCCTCTTTAAGACCTGCGATCCTCGAGATTTGTGGCTTGGTTCCCACAACATGATCCCTTGTTCACTGAATGAGTATTTTGGGCTTATTAGCCTTATGCATGGTGTGGCCAAGCTCATTGGCAAAACTCTTTGCATGAGGTTGTCTCTGCACATGAATGATATTGTTTCCATTGCACAAATTGCTTTCATTAAGAGGAGAAGCATCCATGATAACTTCATTTATGTGCCCCATGTGGCTAGAAGATTTTTACCACATCAAGACACACTTGCTCCTCTTCAAGCTCAACGTAAAGAAGGCCTTTGATTCCTTTAGGTGGGGACATTTTACATAAATGTTTAGTCACCATGGCTTCCAAGGCCACATCTGGGGATGAATCTTGACCCTCCCCTCCTTGACTTCTTCGCGAGTTTTGCTCAATGGGATTGCCGAGGACCAGATCAAGCATGGTTGTGAGCATTTTCAGGGGTGCACTGTCCCATTTGCTCTTTGAGCTCTCCATTGACCTGTTGCACCATATATTTAGCAGTTATATGACCTAAGGAAAACCCCATCCTCTTGGTGGGCGTCACACGAGCATTCATGGTTCCCTTTACCTTGATGATGTGGTTGTTTTATGTTCCCCTATCAAGCAAGAAGTCTAATTCCTCACCACCATGGTTGCCTCTTCTGGATATACTATTAGCCTTGTTACAAATTGTAGAAAGATCCATGTTGCGCCTATCTGGTGCAATAACACCAACCTTGATGACATACTCTAGTCTTTCCCGGCATGGTTCTGATCCTTCCCCATATGTTACCTTGCACTATCCCTCATGGTCAAAATATTAAGGATGgtccgctttcaacactttgaatatTGAGAAACTGGGAATTTAGCACCTTGGAGAGGGAAATATTTTGATACCGCAGCTTGCATGGTCTTGGTCAAGGCGCTTCTCACGGTTGTGGCCATACACCATCTTACACTATTTGACCTCCTCATGGAGGTTTTTAAGAAGTTTGTCTTATATTGGAGGCAAGTGCAAAGTTAACTGGGAGCAACTTTGCAAGGTGGGGGAGTTTGTTGGCCCAAAAATTCTTAATCTTGGAAGTTTGCCATCGTGCTTCGCTTACTATGGTTACTGCTTGACTAGGATGACCCACAGAGGGTGAGGTGCGGTATGGGGATGTCATGCAACAATGATGAAGTGATCTATTAGTGGCGGCCACTTAGGTATGAATGGTGAAAAAACTAAAGCCAAATTTTGGGAGTCATCATGGCTGGAGGGACTGATGCATAAAGATATCGCACCATTTTAAAAGAAAAATCCCACAAGAAAGGTGGCATTATGGACAAGGTTTTAAGAGATAAGTTTTGGGTTCTACAGACTAATAGTCAAGGAGGCCTCAAGCTAGAGCACATCCAATAATTCGTCATTCTGTAAGACAAACTTGCCAATTCATGTCGTCATCCAACCAGACATTCAAGATACAACCATGAGAAAGCTGACCAACGATGGGAATTATACCACCTCCTAGGCTTACAAGGCTCAGTTCATCGGCCTCATCTGATCCAACTTGCATTCCACAACTTGGAAGGTTTGGGCATCCTAAAATGTAAGTTCTTTGCTTGGTTATCCATCAAAAATAGGACTGAACAACAGAGGTTGCAATTTTGAGAGTGACCAAATTGCGTCTGGTGCCCTCTTTGCAACCAAGTGCAAGAATTAGTTGCTCGCCTCGTCATCAAGTGTCGGTTCTTGCCTCAAGTCTGGAATGACATGATCTCTTATCTTGGTCGTCATGCTAGTATGATGCTTTGTCATCATTTTGAAATGACGTGGTCTTGGTGGAAAGAAGTCCTCCTCAATAATTTGCAACCGAGGAAATCTCtatattctttgctccttcttgttCGATGGGAGATTTTGAAGGAAAGGAACACATATGTCTTTCAAAATAAAGTGATGCCGATGGCAGTCATTGCTCGCCTCATCCAAGATGAGATGCCTCTTTGGGCTATTGTGGGGGCTAAGCATTAGAAACAAGATAAATATTTTAATAAAATTTTGGTACTCTTAAACAACACAAACTTTGCCAACAACCAAAAAAGGTAAGATAAATCTAAAAGCAATGATGAACGGTGGATGCATGCACGGCATTTCCATGCATGGTAGAAAAATGACTCTCGACTGACTTCTAATTAAATAATGCTTCTGTGCACATGAGTGTTGTGTTGTGTTAAAAAGTAAAGGTAGTAGATACTACTTTCGATGTGTTGTGGTGTGTTCAGTTGTACTTCAATAGAATGTTATGCCAAAAATAATTAACTCATGAATACTTCCCTTGCAGACGAAAATCTGGACCGATGCGGAAGACATGAAGCTGATTGAGTTGCATCAGACCTGGGGGAACCATTGGTCGGTGATCGCCCGGCTACTCTCTGGCCGGCCGGCGAACACCATCAAGAACCACTACAATGCCACCAAGCGCAGTCTGAACTCGAAGCGCCAACTCAAGAAGAGGAACAGCGAGCAGCCACCACCTGGCCAGCTCTCCCGTCTTGCGAAGTACATCCGTAGCCTGGAGCCACACACCGGATCACCCACGGAGACACCTCCGGTGTCACCGTTGTATCATGACCAAGAGCACGGTGGGCGGATGGGGATGGCCGACAGAGACACTGCTGTCATCATCACCCCTACCATGCAGGCGCACCAGACCTACCCCAATCCGGCCATGACTGGTATGTACTACCACCCAAACCCGACCAACATGCAGTATTGGGCGCCAGATTTGAATGTCGCCGATGGGCAAAACGAGGGGTACTCATACTACATCCCTCCCAACGGGCACCTAAACCACCACCTGTCCTACGGTTTGTCGCCGGCACAGATGGTTTGTGAGCAAGACATCCAACAGGTTCCCGATGGGAGCATGAGCATGTCCGTGTTCACCGGACAACATACCCTCCCGGCAAGCAACCTGAAGGCGGTGGCAGAGATGCACCGTCATTCCTTTGCCAATAACCAACTTGGCAACATGGGTGGTGGAGCTGGCAATTGGTCCTACTACTACGGCATGGACGTGGCTGGTCCGAGCAACCCTGCTGGAGGTAGTGGTAGCGGTAACGACCCTGATGACATCGATGTGGTGCAGATGGCCTCGAGGGAGTTTGCCCCGCAGGACCGGGAGGTGGTCACCCTCAATTGACTAACTAGATTCAAGTGAGACATACATGTCCCCATAGGATTTCATGTCTAAGGAGAACAATGAGATTATATGTGTGTTGtgcttatgtactttgtttgatttgagtattttgtgaagGTACTTTATGTGGTCCATTTGGGGAAGTACATTAATTTGCTCATGTTTGCTAATCCTTGGGAAATCATTTCAGTCGGGTTCGGTAGAGAAGAGGTAGCAAACGAggaaattgcaaaggtgagatgGCCAGCCGAGACATCTCTAATGTACTCGAGACAGAAACGATACTGCTAGCCTCGGCATCTCCATGGAGAATTCGTGTAGGGTTAATAGGTTCAGATTGAGAGGTGTGTGGTTGTCAATGATAGAATACATGGCGTGGTGGGTGGGAATTAGAGGGAAGGCATGAGCAGCAACAGATCGGACAAGAAAGGTTAGTGAGGCAACGTGTGGCAGCGTTGTCAGTTAGGGTGGAGGCGGCGGTCCTGCCGACGATACGAATGGGTCAGTAGGAAGAGGAAACCACTAGAGGAGGGAAAAGGGTGGCCAGCAAATTAACTAAAACGAAAAAGGAATGGCTAAGTAGGCGGTTACTTTGTTGTACTAGTTGAGATACACTTGAGCTTCAGTTGATAGAGTTGAATAAGTGCAGTTGAAAAATATATAGATGTGTTGCAAACATCGCAATTAATATAGTGTAGCATTAGGCAATGCAGTTTTAAAAGTGCAACTGAAACATGCGATGTAGTTGAAATATTGTGGTTGAACGTGTGATATATGTAGTTGAAACACATGAAAAATATAGTTCAAACACATGATGAAGTTGTGAAAATGCTGTTGAATGAACTACATAAAGTGTATACTTGTTTCTTAGCAAAAAAACATTTAGGAGTTAGTATTCCACTTGTGCATATGCTTACGGTCTCCTTCTTTTAGaaatttggtgaagccatgtcattATTATTTTTCACTAATTTTGCGTAGAGCGGCATATTTTCAACAATATCCTTTATCTCCTCCACTATTGCACTTCCTATTCATTTTTTTCTAGTTCCACTCGATCAAGGGATCGATATGCATTGAGGGATTTTGACATTCTCTTCATATTCTCCAAACTTGAGTGGGCGACAGAGCCATGCATCATAgcgtcttctctctctttgatgcaAGGAGCTACTTGTTGGGCTCTATGgtaggtgcgtcgactgcaaattaaaatttcctacgtgcagaacaaccaagaacattccacgggagatggatcacagttcattaccactagacgagCAGTGCCGTGCAACGGAGGAagagttgaggcagcgcgtccgcgtggatcgtctcctcctcatccGATCACCCTCGAACaatcggtcgtccgatcccacgtacaagttcgccggagaggCTCAAGCGCACCAACTCTAACGGTATccgtgcgtgcaggaggaacactgtgcggcggactgctaggtccgatcacacagtcggcggcgagtggaggtggctattcgcaacacatgcaaaccctagtcgcagtgccgaagcgatcaactacatgagtgtgccgcacctccactttatataggcatccgtcacgggctcaacacttgggcctcgcacggaccctaaagcccaaagtctacttggccacaatccgaatacagctcggaccACATCCgatcagtgtcctcggatccgacctcataggttccttcccttaagcgcgcgacccgttaggttcaagttggcttggtcacagttcggatcacctccgacctgcacggttggtagcggcctctagcaaggcatgccgaccaccaagcagactatgaagctggttaggtgaacctgtacaacttgtcacacttctgttccctttgcctcacgatatatgttgtcgggctcaaggcgagactgtcatccttgtgctatcccgacctctttcttgttccagtgataccaaccacaaaccggattatctcataatccctgttgcatggccatgcttatcctggtcggatcacatgaggggcccaaagtatatctctcctggtcagaggggcaaatcccatcttgctcgaccatgtctcgcagcatgggagtggaaaaacccgaaacctacctttgtaactacccagtcacggagtagcgtttggtcggcccaaagcaagtctgtcaccatcccaagtacatgcgtcaactcaggtcttaggacatagaacgtatgttgtactagagactcacagatgacatatcgctgcgtctcatagtttggTCTGTCCGACTTGAACCTTATCTCGACTcagatccgactatgtcgaatccgaccagacctttccaagtccatattatcaggttagcatccaatgctccatgtctagtgagaccgagccatcaattgtgtcatatgctagtctagttggctctgcgtccacacaaccctttcgactagggaccttttaggacagtcatcatacaatgcatagtcccacaaataagtcacatacttgctgatacacatgattgataatctccaaggactatctttattcataaacacataggaaatatcatcatacatgattgcctctagggcatatctccaacagtctcccacttgcactagagtcaatcaaatagacatcgaatgcccatagctctaacgtgcccctcatgcttgggttgtggaagcggcttagtcaatggatctgcaaaatttgcatccgtgtgaatcttgcataactctacatcaccattctttacgatctttcatatcaggtgatatttccgatctatgtgtctgaccttgtggtgattcctcggctccttggcttgtgcgatggcaccagaattatcacaataaaggtccaacggtttcaccgagactgggaaaataccaagacatccagaaagtgccggatccaaacaccttcctttgcagcttcacaagccgcaatgtattcggcttctgtggtagaaccggccaccgtatcctgcttggaactcatctaGTGCACTGCTCCTCCATTTAGGatgtacacgaatccggactgtgatcgacaatcatctctgtcagtttggaaactagcatcggcataatcccttacgatgagctcttcctcacctccataaactaggaacatctctttagtccttttcaggtacttcaaaatagtcttttccGCTACCCAGTGACTCTCACTTGGGTTGgcttggtatctacttgttaggattattgcaaaagcaacatcaggccttgtacatatcatggcatacatgatggatccgattgctgaggcatacagaatcctactcatcctgcttcgctcatcagatgtcgaaggactccgagtctcgcttagccttataccatgtgagagtggcaggaaccctttcttcgcctcactcatgttgaaccgcttcaacactttatctatgtacatgctctggcttaagccgagtagcctcctcgatctatctctatagatcttaatgcctaaaatatacactgcctcactaaggtctttcatcgaaaacttgccattcaatgatcccttgaccgagttcaacatcgaaacatcatttccgatcagtagtatgtcgtccacatagaagatcaaaaacactatcgagctcccacttaacttcttgtataaacaagagtcctctttgcttttgatgaaaccgagaccagtgacgacctcatcaaaacgaatgttccaactccgagatgcttgcttcaacccataaatggatctcttgagcttgcataccttactagtgctagtcggatcgacaaaaccctcgggctgtatcatatacacgtcctcggttaaatttccgtgaaggaaagccgttttgacatccatctaccatatctcgtaatcgaaatatgcagctatagctagtatgatcctcaccaatttcagcatcgctaccggcgagtaagtctagtcgtagtcaattccttgaacttgtccataacctttagcgacaagccgagctttgtggatctgaacatttccatccacatcggttttcttcttaaagacccatttgcaaccaatggcagttacgccaggtggcggatcaaccaagttccagacttgattctcatccatggactttaactagaatctcatggcctccagccatgcctcggaatctgggctcaccatctcttccgcatatgtggccggctcgtcgctttctagcaacaatacatcacgcactctgcataatctttccgaccttcgtggttccggtgccgcttccactatgggttccctgactgactccggtatgatctcatcactagctgagccgtccccgagtggtcctcgaatttcttcgagtcgaaccgtcctcccactggcctcccgactaagaaactctttctcaaggaaaacctcgTTTCGAGCAACAAACACCTTGTTCTCTTCCCggctgtagaagctatatcccaaggt encodes:
- the LOC119350238 gene encoding transcription factor MYB97-like — its product is MAEWSACFDWDVAASAAENHYTSSGHGGIGQHFVHNDGGAPAGVVITPGARSRAFGGINEMDPTSFPGYGSSDAPMAIAAPARGPLCARSSGQRLRQFKGSWTVEEDTLLRAKVHEFGIGNWKNIAMYLPGRSGKQCRERWTNQLDPNIKTKIWTDAEDMKLIELHQTWGNHWSVIARLLSGRPANTIKNHYNATKRSLNSKRQLKKRNSEQPPPGQLSRLAKYIRSLEPHTGSPTETPPVSPLYHDQEHGGRMGMADRDTAVIITPTMQAHQTYPNPAMTGMYYHPNPTNMQYWAPDLNVADGQNEGYSYYIPPNGHLNHHLSYGLSPAQMVCEQDIQQVPDGSMSMSVFTGQHTLPASNLKAVAEMHRHSFANNQLGNMGGGAGNWSYYYGMDVAGPSNPAGGSGSGNDPDDIDVVQMASREFAPQDREVVTLN